One Fundidesulfovibrio terrae genomic window carries:
- a CDS encoding universal stress protein, translating to MKILACLDLSSQARPVLEKTLEIASLQKQKAEVLLYSVAEDMIDFGEGIALNLSDQIRQQAQKNLSEAAREAEKRGIAARTVLDSGSSPADSILTFAENEGVDLIVVGSRAKTGLDRFLIGSVASKVVAHSKCSVLVLR from the coding sequence ATGAAAATCCTAGCCTGTCTCGATCTCTCGTCCCAAGCCCGCCCCGTCCTGGAAAAGACCTTGGAAATCGCCTCGCTGCAGAAACAGAAGGCCGAGGTGCTGCTCTACTCCGTGGCCGAGGACATGATCGATTTCGGCGAGGGCATCGCCCTAAACCTCTCCGACCAGATCAGGCAACAAGCCCAGAAGAACCTCTCCGAAGCGGCGCGCGAAGCCGAGAAGCGCGGCATTGCCGCCCGGACGGTGCTGGACTCGGGCTCCTCTCCGGCGGACTCCATCCTGACGTTCGCGGAAAATGAGGGCGTGGACCTCATCGTGGTGGGAAGCAGGGCCAAGACCGGCCTGGACCGCTTCCTCATCGGCAGCGTGGCCAGCAAGGTGGTGGCCCATTCCAAGTGTTCGGTGCTGGTGCTGCGCTGA